In Prunus dulcis chromosome 1, ALMONDv2, whole genome shotgun sequence, the following are encoded in one genomic region:
- the LOC117615871 gene encoding B3 domain-containing protein At5g24050-like — MGKMKVIDSGVDEFPSNSLNLESYEVEVKHWEEDVEKRASASSSSLSSLELLADVAIQQSMELLLDEKTVVEELINFFARKGREQRVLAGKLEFELNDIFIPKKKRSRLGPLSLKRKGEYSDDHNCFGSDNLLQNNNNNNNLNQKKKKQKRVHVQTEELEPKPELPQELKRIISGIGGDVKLVIQKKICASDMSANNARFSIPGIKGKSTDFLKEKEQSDLDIRDSDKKKRLIGIPVLMLNPYDLSFDSLRLKKWQMGGNHVYNLVSGWRKVANANKLEEDEMVQLWSFRLNHDSQLCFVLVKVNSTTTTKEEAHQHIGSISCPNNTQLS; from the coding sequence ATGGGCAAAATGAAGGTTATTGATTCTGGGGTTGATGAGTTTCCTTCAAATTCTCTGAATCTTGAGTCTTATGAAGTTGAAGTGAAACATTGGGAGGAAGATGTTGAGAAAAGGGCATCAGcgtcttcatcatctctgtCTTCCTTGGAGCTATTGGCTGATGTAGCAATCCAACAATCAATGGAGTTGCTTTTGGACGAAAAGACCGTTGTTGAAGAGTTGATCAACTTCTTTGCTCGAAAGGGAAGGGAACAAAGGGTTTTGGCAGGCAAGCTAGAGTTTGAGTTGAATGACATTTTCAttccaaagaagaaaaggagtaGACTTGGCCCTCTTTCTCTTAAAAGGAAGGGGGAATATTCTGATGATCATAATTGTTTTGGGAGTGACAACCTTctccaaaacaacaacaacaacaacaatctgaaccagaaaaagaagaagcagaaaagGGTTCATGTTCAAACTGAAGAATTGGAGCCAAAACCAGAGTTGCCTCAAGAACTAAAACGCATTATTAGTGGAATTGGTGGAGATGTGAAACTTGTAATCCAGAAGAAGATATGTGCGTCTGATATGTCTGCAAATAATGCTCGATTTTCGATACCAGGGATTAAGGGCAAAAGCACAGACTTTCTTAAGGAAAAGGAGCAGAGTGATTTGGATATTCGTGACAGCGACAAGAAGAAGCGGCTGATTGGTATCCCTGTTTTGATGCTCAACCCATATGATCTGAGCTTCGATTCTTTACGCCTGAAGAAATGGCAAATGGGAGGCAACCATGTGTACAATCTGGTTTCGGGATGGAGAAAGGTTGCCAACGCAAATAAACTCGAGGAAGATGAGATGGTGCAGCTTTGGTCATTCCGCCTCAACCATGACTCTCAGCTTTGCTTTGTGCTTGTCAAAGTTAAtagcaccaccaccacaaagGAGGAAGCTCACCAACATATTGGATCAATTTCTTGTCCCAACAATACCCAACTCTCTTAG
- the LOC117616498 gene encoding cytochrome P450 CYP749A22-like: MKREELGKMILVSSIVCVTLLLLSAMIKMFEKLWWKPSRIRKLMALQGIKGPSYRLIHGNTIEISNMKREAMSRPMSLLHDSFPQVQPHIHLWTKLYGKNYLQWHGSKPQLVITEAAICKDILNNNDGAVQKAETIGYVKKLLGDGLTRSSGEKWSKMKKLANHAFHGERLKSMIPAMIASGETMLERLKNHQGREIEVYDEFRFFTSEVISRTAFGSSYLEGENIFEMLMKLAFLTFKNTHKIRFPGISKIFKTRDEIESAELEKGIRNSVMELIKKREKKAMAGEEDGFGSDFLGLLLEARHDTNEKQRISVDNLVDECKTFYLAGQETTTSLLAWTVFLLALHRDWQEEARKEVLQLFGKQTPNPDGIAKLKTMSMIINESLRLYSPIVSLERKTEREVRLGNLIVPANVELLLPNLAFHLDPKFWGEDVHLFKPERFSEGVAKATKDNMVAFLPFGMGPRTCVGFHFVTIEAKIALSMILQNHSFTLSPAYVHSPFQFLTLRPQHGVRVTLHPL; the protein is encoded by the exons atgaagagagaagaattaGGAAAAATGATCCTTGTCTCAAGCATTGTTTGTGTAACGTTGCTGCTGTTGTCGGCTATGATCAAGATGTTTGAAAAGCTATGGTGGAAACCGAGTCGCATACGGAAGCTGATGGCTCTGCAGGGGATCAAAGGCCCTTCTTACAGACTTATCCATGGAAACACCATAGAAATCTCCAACATGAAAAGGGAAGCAATGAGCAGGCCCATGAGCTTATTACATGACAGCTTTCCTCAAGTTCAACCTCACATTCACTTGTGGACCAAGTTATATG GGAAGAATTATCTTCAATGGCATGGCTCCAAACCTCAGCTTGTCATTACAGAAGCTGCAATATGCAAAGACATACTGAACAACAATGATGGGGCTGTTCAAAAAGCAGAGACAATAGGATATGTGAAGAAGCTATTAGGAGATGGCCTCACAAGATCCTCAGGTGAAAAATGGTCCAAGATGAAAAAGCTGGCCAACCATGCCTTCCATGGAGAGAGGTTAAAA AGTATGATCCCAGCAATGATAGCCAGTGGCGAGACAATGCTTGAGAGGTTGAAAAACCATCAAGGCAGAGAGATTGAAGTTTACGACGAGTTCAGGTTTTTCACTTCAGAAGTGATTTCCAGAACAGCCTTTGGCAGCAGCTACTTAGAAGGCGAGAACATTTTTGAAATGTTGATGAAGTTAGCCTTCTTGACATTCAAAAATACTCACAAAATTAGGTTTCCAGGTATCAG TAAGATCTTTAAAACCAGAGATGAGATCGAATCAGCGGAGCTTGAGAAAGGAATACGCAACAGCGTAATGGAGCTTAttaagaaaagagaaaagaaggcAATGGCTGGAGAAGAAGACGGCTTTGGGAGTGATTTTCTTGGATTGCTTTTAGAGGCTCGCCATGATACCAATGAGAAGCAGAGGATTTCAGTGGACAATTTGGTCGACGAGTGCAAGACTTTCTACTTGGCTGGACAAGAAACCACTACCAGTTTGCTTGCTTGGACTGTCTTTCTTCTGGCCCTCCATAGAGATTGGCAAGAGGAAGCAAGAAAGGAGGTCCTACAACTatttggcaaacaaactcCAAACCCTGATGGCATTGCCAAACTCAAAACa ATGAGTATGATTATCAATGAGTCCCTGAGATTATACTCTCCTATTGTTTCCTTGGAAAGGAAAACTGAGAGGGAAGTTAGACTGGGAAATCTCATAGTCCCTGCTAATGTTGAACTGCTACTCCCAAACCTAGCATTTCACCTTGATCCTAAATTTTGGGGAGAAGACGTGCACCTTTTCAAACCAGAGAGATTCTCAGAAGGGGTTGCTAAAGCTACCAAGGATAACATGGTCGCATTCCTTCCCTTTGGAATGGGACCTCGAACTTGTGTGGGCTTCCATTTTGTAACCATTGAAGCAAAGATTGCTCTGTCAATGATTCTACAGAACCACTCATTCACCCTCTCTCCGGCCTACGTCCACTCCCCGTTTCAATTTCTTACACTTAGGCCACAACATGGTGTTCGAGTAACGCTACACCCGCTCTGA
- the LOC117616071 gene encoding 40S ribosomal protein S10-1-like has product MIISEKNRREISKYLFQEGVCYAKKDYNLAKHPEIDVPNLQVIKLMQSFKSKEYVRETFAWMHYYWYLTNDGIEFLRNYLNLPSEIVPATLKKQAKPPGRPLGPSGDRPRGPPRFDGGERRFGDRDGYRSGPRAPGGDFGDKGGAPADYRPSFGGSRPGFGRGAGGSGGAGGFGAGPASSDLS; this is encoded by the exons ATG ATCATCTCAGAGAAGAACAGGAGAGAAATCTCCAAATACCTATTCCAAG AGGGAGTGTGCTATGCAAAGAAGGACTATAACTTGGCAAAACACCCAGAAATCGATGTGCCAAATCTGCAGGTGATTAAGCTGATGCAGAGCTTCAAATCCAAGGAGTATGTGAGAGAAACTTTTGCTTGGATGCACTACTACTGGTACCTGACCAATGATGGTATTGAGTTTTTGAGGAACTACCTCAACCTTCCATCTGAGATTGTCCCTGCAACTTTGAAGAAGCAGGCCAAGCCTCCTGGTCGCCCCTTGGGCCCATCTGGTGACCGCCCACG CGGCCCACCTCGCTTTGATGGAGGAGAACGCAGATTTGGTGACAGGGATGGGTACCGTTCAGGTCCTCGTGCACCAGGGGGTGATTTTGGTGACAAGGGTGGAGCACCTGCTGACTACAGACCTTCTTTCGGG GGTAGTAGGCCTGGCTTTGGTCGTGGTGCCGGTGGATCTGGTGGAGCTGGTGGTTTTGGTGCTGGCCCAGCAAGCTCTGATCTCTCCTAA